The Magnolia sinica isolate HGM2019 chromosome 10, MsV1, whole genome shotgun sequence genome includes a window with the following:
- the LOC131257762 gene encoding sugar transport protein MST3-like isoform X5: MEFSVLCVILTEACGGKPCGQGSQAPIQEPPQATQMPAADYCYGHAGQPPSQVSALSIKHPQQMTKRIFQQFTGINAIIFYAPVLFNTLGFKNDASLYSAIITGAVNVVSTTVLIYAVDKVGRRLLLLEAGVQMFFSQVQSLQLFHRRQISKLYTSVVLPLI; the protein is encoded by the exons ATGGAGTTCTCAGTTCTCTGTGTCATTCTTACAGAAg CTTGTGGAGGCAAGCCGTGTGGCCAAGGAAGTCAAGCACCCATTCAGGAACCCCCTCAAGCGACGCAAATGCCCGCAGCTGATTACTGCTATGGTCATGCAGGTCAGCCTCCCTCGCAAGTCTCTGCCTTAAGTATAAAACACCCACAACAAATGACAAAACGG ATCTTCCAGCAATTCACGGGCATTAATGCCATAATATTCTATGCCCCAGTCCTTTTCAACACTCTGGGGTTCAAGAACGATGCTTCCCTCTACTCGGCCATCATCACAGGCGCTGTCAATGTTGTCTCCACTACGGTCTTGATCTATGCTGTAGACAAGGTGGGCCGCAGGCTGCTCTTGCTGGAAGCAGGGGTTCAGATGTTTTTCTCTCAG GTCCAATCCCTTCAACTCTTTCACAGACGCCAAATCTCAAAACTCT ATACCAGCGTTGTCCTACCGCTGATTTAG
- the LOC131257762 gene encoding sugar transport protein 7-like isoform X1, with amino-acid sequence MEFSVLCVILTEGFGCKTNSNSKSLLLVMDYIEVFCVQVPGACGGKPCGQGSQAPIQEPPQATQMPAADYCYGHAGQPPSQVSALSIKHPQQMTKRIFQQFTGINAIIFYAPVLFNTLGFKNDASLYSAIITGAVNVVSTTVLIYAVDKVGRRLLLLEAGVQMFFSQVQSLQLFHRRQISKLYTSVVLPLI; translated from the exons ATGGAGTTCTCAGTTCTCTGTGTCATTCTTACAGAAg GTTTTGGATGTAAAACCAATAGCAATTCGAAATCTCTCTTATTGGTGATGGATTATATTGAAGTTTTCTGTGTCCAAGTTCCTGGAGCTTGTGGAGGCAAGCCGTGTGGCCAAGGAAGTCAAGCACCCATTCAGGAACCCCCTCAAGCGACGCAAATGCCCGCAGCTGATTACTGCTATGGTCATGCAGGTCAGCCTCCCTCGCAAGTCTCTGCCTTAAGTATAAAACACCCACAACAAATGACAAAACGG ATCTTCCAGCAATTCACGGGCATTAATGCCATAATATTCTATGCCCCAGTCCTTTTCAACACTCTGGGGTTCAAGAACGATGCTTCCCTCTACTCGGCCATCATCACAGGCGCTGTCAATGTTGTCTCCACTACGGTCTTGATCTATGCTGTAGACAAGGTGGGCCGCAGGCTGCTCTTGCTGGAAGCAGGGGTTCAGATGTTTTTCTCTCAG GTCCAATCCCTTCAACTCTTTCACAGACGCCAAATCTCAAAACTCT ATACCAGCGTTGTCCTACCGCTGATTTAG
- the LOC131257762 gene encoding sugar transport protein MST5-like isoform X4 yields MEFSVLCVILTEVPGACGGKPCGQGSQAPIQEPPQATQMPAADYCYGHAGQPPSQVSALSIKHPQQMTKRIFQQFTGINAIIFYAPVLFNTLGFKNDASLYSAIITGAVNVVSTTVLIYAVDKVGRRLLLLEAGVQMFFSQVQSLQLFHRRQISKLYTSVVLPLI; encoded by the exons ATGGAGTTCTCAGTTCTCTGTGTCATTCTTACAGAAg TTCCTGGAGCTTGTGGAGGCAAGCCGTGTGGCCAAGGAAGTCAAGCACCCATTCAGGAACCCCCTCAAGCGACGCAAATGCCCGCAGCTGATTACTGCTATGGTCATGCAGGTCAGCCTCCCTCGCAAGTCTCTGCCTTAAGTATAAAACACCCACAACAAATGACAAAACGG ATCTTCCAGCAATTCACGGGCATTAATGCCATAATATTCTATGCCCCAGTCCTTTTCAACACTCTGGGGTTCAAGAACGATGCTTCCCTCTACTCGGCCATCATCACAGGCGCTGTCAATGTTGTCTCCACTACGGTCTTGATCTATGCTGTAGACAAGGTGGGCCGCAGGCTGCTCTTGCTGGAAGCAGGGGTTCAGATGTTTTTCTCTCAG GTCCAATCCCTTCAACTCTTTCACAGACGCCAAATCTCAAAACTCT ATACCAGCGTTGTCCTACCGCTGATTTAG
- the LOC131257762 gene encoding sugar transport protein MST5-like isoform X2, giving the protein MEFSVLCVILTEVFCVQVPGACGGKPCGQGSQAPIQEPPQATQMPAADYCYGHAGQPPSQVSALSIKHPQQMTKRIFQQFTGINAIIFYAPVLFNTLGFKNDASLYSAIITGAVNVVSTTVLIYAVDKVGRRLLLLEAGVQMFFSQVQSLQLFHRRQISKLYTSVVLPLI; this is encoded by the exons ATGGAGTTCTCAGTTCTCTGTGTCATTCTTACAGAAg TTTTCTGTGTCCAAGTTCCTGGAGCTTGTGGAGGCAAGCCGTGTGGCCAAGGAAGTCAAGCACCCATTCAGGAACCCCCTCAAGCGACGCAAATGCCCGCAGCTGATTACTGCTATGGTCATGCAGGTCAGCCTCCCTCGCAAGTCTCTGCCTTAAGTATAAAACACCCACAACAAATGACAAAACGG ATCTTCCAGCAATTCACGGGCATTAATGCCATAATATTCTATGCCCCAGTCCTTTTCAACACTCTGGGGTTCAAGAACGATGCTTCCCTCTACTCGGCCATCATCACAGGCGCTGTCAATGTTGTCTCCACTACGGTCTTGATCTATGCTGTAGACAAGGTGGGCCGCAGGCTGCTCTTGCTGGAAGCAGGGGTTCAGATGTTTTTCTCTCAG GTCCAATCCCTTCAACTCTTTCACAGACGCCAAATCTCAAAACTCT ATACCAGCGTTGTCCTACCGCTGATTTAG
- the LOC131257762 gene encoding sugar transport protein MST5-like isoform X3, whose product MEFSVLCVILTEGFGCKTNSNSKSLLLVMDYIEVFCVQVPGACGGKPCGQGSQAPIQEPPQATQMPAADYCYGHAGQPPSQVSALSIKHPQQMTKRIFQQFTGINAIIFYAPVLFNTLGFKNDASLYSAIITGAVNVVSTTVLIYAVDKVGRRLLLLEAGVQMFFSQ is encoded by the exons ATGGAGTTCTCAGTTCTCTGTGTCATTCTTACAGAAg GTTTTGGATGTAAAACCAATAGCAATTCGAAATCTCTCTTATTGGTGATGGATTATATTGAAGTTTTCTGTGTCCAAGTTCCTGGAGCTTGTGGAGGCAAGCCGTGTGGCCAAGGAAGTCAAGCACCCATTCAGGAACCCCCTCAAGCGACGCAAATGCCCGCAGCTGATTACTGCTATGGTCATGCAGGTCAGCCTCCCTCGCAAGTCTCTGCCTTAAGTATAAAACACCCACAACAAATGACAAAACGG ATCTTCCAGCAATTCACGGGCATTAATGCCATAATATTCTATGCCCCAGTCCTTTTCAACACTCTGGGGTTCAAGAACGATGCTTCCCTCTACTCGGCCATCATCACAGGCGCTGTCAATGTTGTCTCCACTACGGTCTTGATCTATGCTGTAGACAAGGTGGGCCGCAGGCTGCTCTTGCTGGAAGCAGGGGTTCAGATGTTTTTCTCTCAG TGA
- the LOC131257763 gene encoding uncharacterized protein LOC131257763, whose amino-acid sequence MVCSVYGDEKPELLQGTFKCLERSFVIRNIEQQFKYTEVRSTPFLKNCILLISTLQYARMRCFIVIVGRIKDNLILSVMNHYFPWHLCSTRSEILWSKPSSFGDVLRWPDREAASGSSYLMVMRLWMTFQIVARV is encoded by the exons ATGGTTTGCTCAGTATATGGTGATGAAAAG CCAGAGCTTCTACAAGGGACCTTCAAGTGCTTGGAACGCAGTTTTGTCATCAGGAACAtcgaacaacaattcaaatacaCTGAGGTGCGTTCGACTCCATTCCTCAAAAATTGCATTTTACTGATTTCTACCCTTCAATATGCTAGGATGAGATGTTTTATTGTGATTGTGGGAAGAATTAAGGATAATCTTATCCTTTCGGTGATGAACCATTACTTCCCATGGCATCTCTGTAGCACAAGGAGCGAGATTTTGTGGTCCAAGCCATCGTCCTTTGGagatgttcttaggtggcctgATCGAGAGGCTGCTAGTGGGTCTTCATATTTGATGGTGATGAGACTTTGGATGACATTCCAAATTGTAGCACGAGTATAG